In Streptomyces sp. NBC_00091, the following proteins share a genomic window:
- a CDS encoding sorbosone dehydrogenase family protein produces MRYGQIQEGGAQGFGAGGSGARGFGAVRYEGGRARRRGVRAALALAGCGALLAAGCSASDGAQAGPGGSPPGPPPTGAASAGASGPPEASGPPARGSVTVSGEVAKGLESPWGVVPLPGGDLLVASRDKGTISRVRADTGAVTQIGRVPGVAPGGEGGLLGLAVSASFPSDRMVYAYFTTESDNRIARMRYDEQRPAGQQLGAPDTVFRGIPKGLIHNGGRIAFGPDRMLYAGTGETGDTALAQDRKSLGGKILRMTPDGQPVHGNPEADSVVYSYGHRNVQGLAWDKDKRLWAAEFGQHTWDELNLIEPGGNYGWPEAEGKAGKAGLRDPVAVWKPEEASPSGIAWAQGSVWMAGLKGERLWRIPLKGTAAAAEPEAFLQGQYGRLRTVVSLGGDRLLLVTSETDGRGSPEAGDDRILTLTVR; encoded by the coding sequence ATGCGGTACGGGCAGATCCAGGAGGGCGGGGCGCAGGGCTTCGGGGCGGGTGGCTCCGGGGCGCGGGGCTTCGGGGCGGTGCGGTACGAGGGCGGGCGCGCGCGGCGCAGGGGTGTGCGGGCGGCGCTCGCCCTGGCGGGGTGCGGCGCTCTGCTGGCGGCGGGCTGTTCCGCGTCGGACGGTGCGCAGGCCGGGCCGGGCGGATCCCCACCGGGCCCGCCGCCGACGGGGGCGGCGTCCGCGGGGGCGTCGGGCCCGCCGGAGGCCTCCGGGCCGCCCGCGCGGGGGTCGGTGACGGTGTCGGGCGAGGTTGCCAAGGGGCTGGAGTCCCCCTGGGGCGTGGTTCCGCTGCCCGGCGGGGACCTGCTGGTCGCCTCCCGGGACAAGGGCACCATCAGCAGGGTCCGGGCGGACACGGGCGCGGTGACGCAGATCGGCAGGGTTCCCGGGGTGGCGCCGGGCGGGGAGGGCGGGCTGCTGGGTCTCGCGGTGTCCGCTTCCTTCCCCTCGGACCGGATGGTGTACGCGTACTTCACGACCGAGTCCGACAACCGCATCGCCCGGATGCGGTACGACGAGCAGAGACCGGCCGGGCAGCAACTGGGCGCGCCCGACACCGTGTTCCGGGGCATCCCCAAGGGGCTCATCCACAACGGCGGCCGGATCGCCTTCGGCCCGGACAGGATGCTCTACGCCGGCACCGGCGAGACCGGGGACACGGCGCTGGCTCAGGACAGGAAGTCGCTGGGCGGGAAGATCCTGCGGATGACCCCGGACGGGCAGCCGGTACACGGCAATCCGGAGGCCGACTCCGTCGTCTACTCCTACGGGCACCGCAATGTGCAGGGCCTCGCCTGGGACAAGGACAAGCGGCTCTGGGCGGCCGAGTTCGGCCAGCACACCTGGGACGAGCTGAACCTCATCGAGCCGGGCGGCAATTACGGCTGGCCGGAGGCGGAGGGGAAGGCCGGCAAGGCGGGCTTGCGTGATCCGGTGGCCGTGTGGAAGCCGGAAGAGGCCTCGCCGAGCGGGATCGCCTGGGCGCAGGGGTCCGTCTGGATGGCCGGGCTGAAGGGCGAGCGGTTGTGGCGGATCCCGCTGAAGGGAACCGCGGCGGCGGCGGAGCCGGAGGCCTTCCTCCAGGGGCAGTACGGGCGGCTGCGCACGGTGGTGTCCCTCGGCGGGGACAGATTGCTGCTGGTCACGAGCGAGACGGACGGGCGCGGCTCGCCGGAGGCGGGCGACGACAGGATCCTGACCTTGACGGTGCGGTGA
- a CDS encoding aldo/keto reductase, translating to MERRSIGSGPLTVGAIGLGCMPMSWAYAPSRRRGEESLRTLHTALDLGANLLDTADLYGPFTNELVLGRVLRERRAEAFVSAKVGLRAGEQHVVADGRPGYVRRACDASLRRLRTDVIDLYQLHRVDPEVPVEETWGAMAELVGAGKVRALGFCALGAGAGPGAGRRGDRGYGSTLRQLERVQQVFPVTAVQAELSVWSPEAAWQLLPWCAARGVGMLAAMPLGSGFLTGTLTPGQGFEEADVRARHPLFTADAMASNQVLVAGLRRVARRHGPEVTAAQVALAWVLAQGPHVVPVPGAERAVWAAENARAAEVRLTAGELAEIAALPSAVGAWD from the coding sequence GTGGAGCGCAGGTCGATCGGATCGGGACCGTTGACGGTGGGGGCCATCGGGCTCGGCTGCATGCCGATGAGCTGGGCGTACGCGCCTTCGCGCCGCCGGGGCGAGGAATCGCTGCGCACCCTGCACACGGCGCTGGACCTGGGGGCGAACCTGCTGGACACGGCCGATCTGTACGGGCCGTTCACCAATGAGCTGGTGCTGGGCCGGGTGCTGCGGGAGCGGCGGGCCGAGGCCTTCGTGTCCGCCAAGGTGGGGCTGCGGGCGGGTGAGCAGCACGTGGTGGCCGACGGGCGGCCGGGGTACGTGCGGCGGGCGTGCGACGCCTCGCTGCGGCGGCTGCGGACCGATGTCATAGACCTGTACCAGTTGCACCGGGTGGATCCCGAGGTGCCGGTGGAGGAGACCTGGGGCGCCATGGCGGAGCTGGTGGGCGCGGGGAAGGTGCGGGCGCTGGGGTTCTGCGCGCTGGGTGCGGGGGCCGGGCCGGGTGCGGGGCGGCGGGGGGACCGGGGGTACGGGTCGACGCTGCGGCAGCTGGAGCGGGTCCAGCAGGTGTTCCCGGTGACGGCGGTGCAGGCGGAGCTGTCGGTGTGGTCGCCGGAGGCTGCGTGGCAGCTGCTGCCGTGGTGTGCGGCGCGGGGGGTCGGGATGCTGGCGGCGATGCCGCTGGGCAGCGGGTTCCTGACCGGGACGCTGACGCCGGGGCAGGGGTTCGAGGAGGCGGACGTACGGGCGCGGCACCCGCTGTTCACGGCGGACGCGATGGCCTCCAACCAGGTGCTGGTGGCGGGGCTGCGGCGGGTGGCCCGGCGCCACGGGCCGGAGGTCACGGCGGCGCAGGTGGCGCTGGCGTGGGTGCTGGCGCAGGGGCCGCACGTGGTGCCGGTGCCGGGGGCGGAGCGGGCGGTGTGGGCGGCGGAGAACGCGCGGGCGGCGGAGGTGCGCCTCACGGCCGGGGAGCTGGCCGAGATAGCGGCGCTGCCGTCGGCGGTGGGAGCCTGGGACTAG
- a CDS encoding AAA family ATPase has protein sequence MLGGVETRSVSPVFVGRADELAALVDALTRAAEQEPQALLIGGEAGVGKTRLTEEFLTEAARRGAVVAVGGCVEIGAEGLPFAPFSTALRTLLRLLPDELAAAAAGQEDELARILPELGETPRGPHDEESTARLFELTARMLERLAADRTVVLVLEDLHWADTSTRHLLAYLFRTLARGRLVLVATYRADDIHRRHPLRPLLAELDRLRTVHRIELPRFNRAEVRRQLAGILASQPDESFVDSVFDRSDGNAFFVEELVASQESGCRTGLTESLRDLLLVRVEVLPDAAQRVVRIVAEGGSTVEYSLLRAVVQLGEDELIEALRAAVGANILLATTDGDGYRFRHSLVREAVSDDLLPGERARVNRRYAEAMEADESLVRAEERVIRLANYWYAANDPAKSLPAVLAASVTARRRHAYSEQLSLLERAMDLWESVPDEIRADLRPADYTDVYPPCGCDPATTPLQRLDLLAEATVAARFGGERERALKLTKLALRILDEDGDDPLRAAWFWTERSRLVASLARGDGWEEIARAQELVKGLPPSQVHADVLVRAAGWGMLHNPGPGNLAAAERAVEYARMVGAEETELNARITLGCLLCDAGDGEPGLTEIRAVLDRATELGLTLLAGRAHINLSSQLESMGRSREAVELAEQGVELVSRSRLLDTEAWVCGNMAESLYSLGRWDEAAAAARRTLHVGQSAAPRGSASARLAYLALARGELAEAAQQLAAAHAHFGTHDTQPQHRLPLYRLAVGVAEGEGRIADVRAETAEAVAHGFPLGHHRYAWPLLLASASAEADARGLPVADTGRDAALEVLRTAARSLAAPAPVWAAHAEYLRAELLRAEARDTVADWTAVEAAVRPLHRPYLLARARHRLAEALLVSGGDRETAADLLRDSHAAADRLGSRRLREDLALLAQRARLPLTAEEAHPAAPAPDTDPIEALGLTSRERDVLRLVAAGGTNRQIAEELFISPKTASVHVSNILAKLGVAGRGEAAALAHRLRLFTPLGPPAPAGRS, from the coding sequence ATGCTCGGCGGCGTGGAGACCAGATCTGTCAGCCCGGTGTTCGTCGGCCGAGCCGACGAACTGGCCGCACTCGTGGACGCCCTGACCCGCGCCGCGGAGCAGGAGCCGCAGGCCCTGCTCATCGGGGGAGAGGCCGGAGTCGGCAAGACCCGCCTGACCGAGGAGTTCCTCACGGAGGCCGCCCGCCGCGGAGCCGTGGTGGCGGTCGGAGGCTGTGTGGAGATAGGGGCGGAGGGACTTCCCTTCGCCCCCTTCTCGACCGCCCTGCGCACCCTCCTGCGCCTGCTCCCCGACGAACTGGCCGCCGCGGCCGCCGGGCAGGAGGACGAACTCGCCCGCATCCTCCCCGAACTCGGCGAGACCCCCCGGGGCCCCCACGACGAGGAGAGCACCGCCCGGCTCTTCGAACTGACCGCCAGGATGCTGGAACGGCTCGCCGCCGACCGCACCGTCGTGCTCGTCCTGGAAGACCTGCACTGGGCGGACACCTCCACCCGGCACCTGCTCGCCTACCTCTTCCGCACCCTCGCCAGGGGCCGGCTCGTCCTCGTCGCCACCTACCGGGCCGACGACATCCACCGCCGTCACCCGCTGCGCCCGCTGCTCGCCGAACTCGACCGGCTCCGCACCGTCCACCGGATCGAACTGCCCCGCTTCAACCGGGCCGAAGTACGCCGCCAGCTCGCCGGGATCCTCGCCTCGCAGCCCGACGAGAGCTTCGTCGACTCCGTCTTCGACCGCTCCGACGGCAACGCCTTCTTCGTCGAGGAACTCGTCGCCTCCCAGGAGAGCGGCTGCCGCACCGGGCTCACCGAATCCCTGCGCGACCTCCTGCTCGTCCGCGTCGAGGTACTGCCCGACGCCGCCCAGCGCGTGGTCCGCATCGTCGCCGAGGGCGGCTCCACCGTCGAGTACTCCCTGCTGCGCGCCGTGGTCCAGCTCGGCGAGGACGAACTGATCGAAGCCCTGCGCGCCGCGGTCGGCGCCAACATCCTCCTCGCCACCACCGACGGCGACGGCTACCGCTTCCGCCACTCGCTGGTCCGCGAGGCCGTCAGCGACGACCTCCTGCCCGGCGAGCGCGCCCGCGTCAACCGCCGCTACGCCGAGGCCATGGAGGCCGACGAATCGCTGGTCCGCGCCGAGGAGCGGGTCATCCGGCTGGCCAACTACTGGTACGCCGCCAACGACCCCGCCAAGTCCCTGCCCGCCGTCCTCGCCGCCTCCGTTACCGCCCGCCGCCGGCACGCCTACTCCGAGCAGCTCAGCCTGCTGGAACGGGCCATGGACCTGTGGGAGAGCGTCCCCGACGAGATACGCGCGGACCTGCGCCCGGCCGACTACACCGACGTGTACCCGCCCTGCGGCTGCGACCCCGCCACCACCCCGCTGCAACGCCTCGACCTGCTGGCCGAGGCCACCGTCGCCGCCCGGTTCGGCGGCGAACGCGAACGGGCCCTGAAACTCACCAAGCTGGCCCTGCGGATCCTCGACGAGGACGGCGACGACCCGCTGCGCGCCGCCTGGTTCTGGACCGAGCGCTCCCGGCTGGTCGCCAGCCTCGCCCGGGGCGACGGCTGGGAGGAGATCGCCAGGGCCCAGGAACTGGTCAAGGGCCTGCCCCCCTCCCAGGTGCACGCCGACGTCCTCGTCCGGGCCGCGGGCTGGGGCATGCTCCACAACCCGGGCCCCGGCAACCTCGCCGCCGCCGAACGGGCCGTCGAGTACGCCCGCATGGTCGGCGCCGAGGAGACCGAACTCAACGCCCGGATCACCCTCGGCTGCCTGCTCTGCGACGCCGGTGACGGAGAACCGGGCCTCACCGAGATCCGCGCGGTCCTGGACCGCGCCACCGAACTCGGACTCACACTGCTCGCCGGTCGCGCACACATCAACCTCAGCTCTCAACTCGAATCGATGGGCCGGTCCCGCGAAGCCGTGGAACTGGCCGAACAAGGGGTCGAACTCGTCAGCAGGTCCCGGCTCCTGGACACCGAGGCCTGGGTCTGCGGAAACATGGCGGAGAGCCTGTACAGCCTCGGCCGCTGGGACGAGGCCGCCGCGGCCGCCCGCCGCACCCTGCACGTCGGCCAGAGCGCCGCCCCGCGCGGCTCAGCCTCCGCGCGCCTGGCCTACCTGGCCCTGGCCCGCGGCGAACTCGCCGAGGCCGCCCAGCAGCTCGCCGCCGCCCACGCGCACTTCGGCACCCACGACACCCAGCCCCAGCACCGGCTGCCGCTCTACCGGCTGGCCGTCGGCGTGGCCGAGGGGGAGGGCCGGATCGCCGACGTCCGCGCCGAGACCGCGGAGGCCGTCGCCCACGGGTTCCCGCTCGGCCACCACCGCTACGCCTGGCCCCTCCTGCTGGCCTCCGCCTCCGCCGAGGCCGACGCCCGGGGCCTGCCCGTGGCCGACACCGGCCGCGACGCCGCCCTGGAGGTGCTGCGCACCGCCGCCCGCTCCCTGGCCGCCCCGGCCCCCGTGTGGGCCGCGCACGCCGAGTACCTCCGGGCCGAGCTGCTGCGCGCCGAGGCCCGCGACACCGTCGCCGACTGGACCGCCGTCGAGGCCGCCGTACGCCCCCTGCACCGCCCGTACCTGCTCGCCCGGGCCCGCCACCGCCTCGCCGAGGCACTCCTCGTCTCGGGCGGGGACCGCGAGACGGCAGCCGACCTGCTCCGCGACTCCCACGCCGCCGCCGACCGGCTCGGCTCAAGGAGGCTCCGCGAGGACCTCGCCCTGCTCGCGCAGCGCGCCCGGCTCCCGCTGACCGCCGAGGAGGCCCACCCGGCCGCCCCGGCCCCGGACACCGACCCCATCGAGGCCCTGGGCCTGACCAGCCGCGAACGGGACGTCCTGCGCCTCGTCGCGGCGGGCGGCACCAACCGCCAGATCGCCGAGGAACTCTTCATCTCCCCGAAGACGGCCAGCGTGCACGTCTCGAACATCCTGGCCAAGCTCGGAGTCGCGGGCCGGGGCGAGGCCGCGGCCCTCGCCCACCGGCTGCGCCTGTTCACCCCGCTCGGGCCCCCGGCTCCGGCGGGCCGCTCCTAG
- a CDS encoding 2-hydroxyacid dehydrogenase — MTATTGDVWLPFPPAEIDGLPGSFRYRQWDGEDTFPADPADCVFYVTPYMKSQEVTLRPLAAMPALRVVQTLTAGIDHVLPGLGDLRPGVRLCNARGVHEASTAELALTLTLASLRGIPGMVRGQDREEWRGGFYEALADKSVLIVGYGAIGAAIEDRLVPFECGRITRVARSARTVPHGPVHALADLPGLLPDADVVILSTPLTEDTRGLAGAGFLGRMKDGALLVNVSRGPVVDTKSLLAELESGRLRAALDVTDPEPLPAGHPLWHAPNVLITPHVGGSSSAFEPRAKRLVARQLTRFAAGEEVRNTVLITD, encoded by the coding sequence ATGACCGCAACGACCGGGGACGTCTGGCTCCCCTTCCCGCCCGCCGAGATCGACGGCCTCCCCGGCTCCTTCCGCTACCGCCAGTGGGACGGCGAGGACACCTTCCCGGCCGACCCGGCCGACTGCGTCTTCTACGTCACCCCGTACATGAAGTCCCAGGAGGTGACCCTGCGCCCGCTCGCGGCGATGCCCGCCCTGCGGGTCGTGCAGACCCTCACCGCCGGCATCGACCACGTCCTGCCCGGCCTCGGCGACCTCCGCCCGGGCGTGCGGCTGTGCAACGCCCGCGGCGTCCACGAGGCCAGCACCGCCGAACTCGCCCTCACCCTGACCCTCGCCTCCCTGCGCGGCATCCCCGGCATGGTGCGCGGCCAGGACCGCGAGGAGTGGCGCGGCGGCTTCTACGAGGCCCTCGCCGACAAGTCCGTCCTGATCGTCGGCTACGGAGCGATCGGCGCGGCCATCGAGGACCGGCTCGTCCCCTTCGAGTGCGGGCGGATCACCCGCGTCGCCCGGTCGGCCCGCACCGTCCCCCACGGACCGGTCCACGCCCTCGCCGACCTCCCCGGCCTCCTCCCGGACGCGGACGTGGTGATCCTCTCCACCCCGCTGACCGAGGACACCCGGGGCCTGGCGGGCGCCGGATTCCTCGGCCGGATGAAGGACGGAGCCCTGCTCGTGAACGTCTCGCGCGGTCCGGTCGTCGACACCAAGTCCCTGCTGGCGGAGCTGGAGTCGGGCCGGCTGCGCGCCGCGCTCGACGTCACCGACCCGGAGCCGCTGCCCGCGGGCCACCCCCTCTGGCACGCTCCGAACGTCCTGATCACGCCTCATGTGGGCGGCAGCAGCTCGGCGTTCGAGCCCAGGGCGAAGCGGCTCGTGGCCCGGCAGCTCACCCGGTTCGCCGCCGGGGAAGAGGTCCGGAACACCGTGCTGATCACGGACTGA
- a CDS encoding bifunctional diguanylate cyclase/phosphodiesterase: MSPPGAALLTRPPVSGGGRGLAAQLVLALVSGGYAVGAALGWGSGELAKIMGDFGLSTAGLLAAVSCYHYARTIDRRERPAWLMFAFSSLMGALGNAVWGWYEVVLGQQVPEPSLADFAFLCFAPPAIVGLLVLAKRPVTRAGWVCLGLDSWLIGGSLLTLSWSLALANAARTAQSGEPGSVPRAALSLAYPLLDIALVSMVLVLHFRRSANNRSAVNTAIAALALTVLSDALFTSPLLNTTYSSGEILDAGWFAGSLLLAYAPWGARRPEPLPRTGSPRAERPHSRPISGSLPALTPYLAAAVCTLGILYNVVDGRKVDRMVVFTGCTVVLALVIRQGIMLLDNIALTQELAQKENHFRSLVQGSSDVIMIAAPTGTLRYVSPAAAGVYGREAEELVGTELAALIHPDDLGRVVHEVRRFLAAPPAEEPTTRIECRFKSGGGEWLNVESTVNRHQGGLILNSRDVTERVRLQAQLQHSAEHDPLTDLPNRALFTRRVRQALTGRRSGDHSTAVLFIDLDGFKAVNDTIGHQAGDELLIEAARRLHDAVRAGDTAARLGGDEFAALIIGDAGRDRGAREYQVREIADRLRATLSQPYRIAGSEVRVAASIGVAFADPGITPSDLMRNADLAMYRAKAGGKDRVELYAPQMQAEVVRKAELAGRLRTALHEGEFALLHQPVVSLATGQVAAVAAQARWRSAQGILFTPAEFLRVAEHSEGASAGPDGFRTAELGRWLLEEAVEQAAERHRAGHDVPVAVRMTAQRLLDRSLPRGSVEALLARHGLPSGALVLELAASDPRVPFDELERRLTALHRLGVRIALDGVGSGYAAISALRRLPVDVLKLDRGLVEGVVESARLHKITAGLLRIANDLGMQSVADGVDLPEQVLALRAMGCTHGQGAAFSGPLDEYRLRRALVRGTFAVPGGTAQPALAGGSSGGSMVIHRGSNNETPVPPA, translated from the coding sequence GTGAGCCCCCCGGGGGCGGCGCTCCTGACCCGCCCGCCGGTTTCGGGCGGCGGCCGGGGTCTCGCGGCGCAGCTCGTCCTCGCACTGGTCAGCGGCGGCTACGCCGTCGGAGCCGCCCTCGGCTGGGGATCGGGCGAACTCGCCAAGATCATGGGCGACTTCGGTCTCAGCACCGCCGGATTACTGGCCGCCGTCTCCTGCTACCACTACGCCCGTACGATCGACCGGCGTGAGCGCCCCGCCTGGCTGATGTTCGCCTTCTCCTCGCTCATGGGGGCCCTGGGGAACGCCGTGTGGGGCTGGTACGAGGTCGTCCTCGGCCAGCAGGTCCCCGAGCCCTCCCTCGCCGACTTCGCCTTCCTCTGCTTCGCCCCGCCCGCCATCGTGGGCCTGCTCGTCCTGGCCAAACGCCCGGTCACCCGGGCCGGCTGGGTCTGCCTCGGGCTCGACTCCTGGCTCATCGGCGGCTCGCTGCTGACCCTCTCGTGGAGCCTGGCCCTCGCCAACGCCGCGCGCACCGCCCAGTCGGGAGAACCGGGCAGCGTCCCGCGCGCCGCGCTCTCGCTCGCGTACCCGCTCCTCGACATCGCGCTGGTCTCGATGGTCCTGGTCCTGCACTTCCGGCGCTCGGCCAACAACCGGTCGGCGGTCAACACGGCGATCGCGGCCCTCGCCCTGACCGTCCTGAGCGACGCGCTGTTCACCTCGCCGCTGCTGAACACCACCTACAGCTCGGGGGAGATCCTCGACGCCGGCTGGTTCGCCGGCTCCCTGCTGCTCGCCTACGCCCCCTGGGGCGCCCGCCGGCCCGAACCCCTCCCGCGCACCGGGTCCCCGCGCGCGGAGCGCCCGCACAGCCGCCCCATCAGCGGCTCGCTGCCCGCGCTCACCCCGTACCTCGCGGCCGCCGTCTGCACCCTCGGCATCCTCTACAACGTCGTGGACGGCCGGAAGGTGGACCGGATGGTGGTCTTCACCGGCTGCACGGTCGTGCTCGCCCTCGTCATCCGGCAGGGCATCATGCTCCTCGACAACATCGCGCTCACCCAGGAACTGGCCCAGAAGGAGAACCACTTCCGCTCCCTGGTCCAGGGCTCCAGCGACGTCATCATGATCGCCGCGCCCACCGGGACCCTGCGCTACGTCAGCCCCGCCGCCGCCGGGGTCTACGGCCGCGAGGCGGAGGAACTGGTCGGCACCGAGCTCGCCGCCCTGATCCACCCGGACGACCTCGGCCGGGTGGTTCACGAGGTACGCCGCTTCCTGGCCGCCCCGCCCGCCGAGGAGCCCACCACCCGCATCGAGTGCCGGTTCAAGTCGGGCGGCGGCGAGTGGCTGAACGTGGAGTCCACCGTCAACCGCCACCAGGGCGGGCTCATCCTCAACAGCCGGGACGTCACCGAGCGGGTCCGCCTCCAGGCCCAGCTCCAGCACAGCGCCGAGCACGATCCGCTGACCGACCTGCCCAACCGGGCCCTGTTCACCCGCCGGGTCCGCCAGGCCCTGACCGGCCGCCGGTCCGGGGACCACAGCACCGCCGTGCTCTTCATCGACCTCGACGGCTTCAAGGCCGTCAACGACACCATCGGCCACCAGGCCGGTGACGAGCTGCTCATCGAGGCCGCCCGCCGCCTGCACGACGCCGTCCGCGCCGGGGACACCGCCGCCCGGCTCGGCGGGGACGAGTTCGCGGCGCTGATCATCGGCGACGCCGGCCGCGACCGCGGCGCCCGCGAGTACCAGGTCCGCGAGATCGCCGACCGGCTGCGCGCCACCCTCTCCCAGCCCTACCGCATCGCCGGGAGCGAGGTCCGGGTCGCCGCCAGCATCGGCGTGGCCTTCGCCGACCCCGGTATCACCCCTTCGGACCTGATGCGCAACGCGGATCTCGCGATGTACCGGGCCAAGGCGGGCGGCAAGGACCGCGTCGAGCTGTACGCGCCGCAGATGCAGGCCGAGGTCGTCCGCAAGGCCGAGCTGGCCGGCCGGCTGCGCACCGCGCTGCACGAGGGCGAGTTCGCCCTGCTGCACCAGCCCGTGGTCTCCCTGGCAACCGGCCAGGTCGCCGCCGTCGCCGCCCAGGCCCGCTGGCGCTCCGCCCAGGGGATCCTCTTCACCCCGGCCGAGTTCCTCCGGGTGGCCGAGCACAGCGAGGGCGCGTCGGCCGGGCCGGACGGCTTCCGCACCGCCGAACTGGGCCGATGGCTGCTGGAGGAGGCGGTGGAGCAGGCCGCCGAGCGCCACCGCGCGGGGCACGACGTACCAGTGGCCGTCCGGATGACCGCCCAGCGGCTGCTGGACCGCTCCCTGCCCCGGGGCAGCGTGGAGGCCCTGCTGGCCCGCCACGGGCTGCCCTCCGGCGCCCTGGTGCTCGAGCTGGCGGCCTCCGACCCCAGAGTGCCCTTCGACGAGCTGGAGCGCCGCCTGACGGCCCTGCACCGGCTCGGCGTACGGATCGCCCTGGACGGGGTCGGCAGCGGCTACGCGGCCATCAGCGCCCTCCGCCGCCTCCCGGTGGACGTGCTCAAGCTGGACCGGGGCCTGGTCGAGGGCGTGGTCGAGTCCGCCCGCCTGCACAAGATCACCGCCGGACTCTTGCGGATCGCAAACGACCTGGGCATGCAGTCCGTGGCCGACGGGGTGGACCTCCCCGAGCAGGTGCTGGCACTGCGGGCGATGGGGTGCACCCACGGCCAGGGAGCGGCGTTCTCCGGACCACTCGACGAATACAGGCTGCGGCGCGCGCTCGTGAGGGGTACGTTCGCAGTACCGGGCGGTACGGCCCAGCCCGCCTTGGCCGGAGGCTCGTCCGGTGGCTCGATGGTCATCCATAGAGGCTCAAATAATGAGACGCCCGTCCCACCCGCTTGA